The following is a genomic window from Nymphaea colorata isolate Beijing-Zhang1983 chromosome 3, ASM883128v2, whole genome shotgun sequence.
GACTAAATTACCTAGAAACAGGGTGCTAATGGTCACATATAACAAAATGATAGATCCTCTACTTGTGCTTTTATCGATTAAGCATTGTATGGAACTCTCCGTAGCTCATCTAGGGCTGTTGTTTCTTGATTACACATACTGGTAAATCACTAACCTTTCAAGGATTGTCAATTACGTATAGATGGTTCATTCATTGCCCTCATTTTGTATGCTTGTATAAGTTGCCATTCTcgtatattttcttttaagttcTGTTTGTAGTAGTATAAGAAAATGTGAGTTTCTCAAAATTAAACCTCCATTTTTATAGGAATGAATAGAAAGGTTTAAAGGGCGGAGGTCTATGAATTTTTCTCACTCACGCGACGACTTTGGGTTGGTTTTTATGGGGTGCAAATGCTTTTCCATCCCTGATCTTATTCAGGGAGAAATGACGAAGGTTGCAAAAGGTTGAGTAGAACAtgtaattataaaaatataaactgtgtgtgtgtgtgtgtgtgtttgtgtttttttcctttcttttaatAGCCAGTTCTTAGGTTAAGGTAAACCGGGCAATTCTGTATGGGTTTTTCGTCATCTTGATTACCTCCATTTGAAGAAGATCTATTATTGATACAGTGCTTTAATTTTGCAGTTCTTCGTGCTGATTCAGCTGCGGATTAACTCGAATGAGCTTTGAGATGAAGCTGTCAGTTTGTATGACGCGGTTATTGTTCTGCATTTCTTCCTGTTAGAAAGCAGGAATATTCTGGACGTCGTCCATTTCCTACTCAAATAAAATACGTTGACATTTTGTTTGGGGTTTACCTATTTCGATTGAATAACTGTTGTTTAAACAGGTGATGGTGCTTTGCTTTATGTTAAAAGTTGTTTCTTCTGATCATTTCAGACAAAAAGAACGTGTTTGCACTTAATATACCAGTAAATTTCTTGTAAAAGGATCGTTCGGGAATCGGGCGGTggctctcctcccgctcctgaAGTGGGTTGAGGTGCCTGGGGAGATTTTGTTCATGAACAAGGAGGAATAAAtgatattttctgaaaatcatTACATAAGTTGTCTTATTAGAGATTTCGCACACGCATATGTGCTTTAATTAGTTTGGAAACAATCAATGGCCAACACGTTTAGCAAAAATAAGCTTTCAAGATGCATAGTTTTGTTAAGCCCGATCCGGGCGTGCAGCTTCGAAATGGATTCCAACCCTATGAGGTCCAATTTATGAGCGAGGAAAAAATTATCTTCAATTTTGTATGCgcattttgattttgtttggcCTATTTATACATTCGTCATGcataataacaaaaaacttGCTCGACTTTTGGTAAAGCCATCAAAGGCCACCAAGAAAGCACTCTCAACTTAAAAGGATGCGTTAGAAAACTCACAAAACGAAGCAAACATTGCGAATTCTTTGTGCAATTACTCACAAAACTCCCATGCTTTATTAGCAAGCTCTTTGCACACAACACCAGCTTTTCAATATGATGAGCAATGCCCCACAACGGTATGCTTGTGCCATCATCATGGCGAGCTTTTGATCCAAAATACCACAATTGTAGCTCGAGTGTGTCAGGGTTTCAAGTTAAGGTGGGCACACATacataaaattcaatttcaagAGCGAAGACAAAGGTTATTTATGCAAGGCTATGTGTACCAGAGGCGGGAGAATCCCTCGTAGAAATtcttgtcttatatatatatataaaagacaaaATCAAACTTTAGGAACACACAACAAGAAAGGTCAGACAACATAATAATATGATTAGACTTGGTTCAAAGTATTTGAAAACTAAAATAAGCGGTTTTCAACGATCGGTAAAATAGAAACCTGAATAGTTCGATAAATATACgatacttaaataaaaaaagttaaatcgGTGGCATCGAATGCCCACATGGATGAAAAAGCGTCCTTTCTCTCCACCGACCAAATGCAGCATTCTGAACATTGCGTGGCTGTACAACAAAAGACACGTTTTGAAACCGTTACGTTTTCaatttcataattaaaaaagtACCATACTTTTGCTTCAGAAGAAACGTGAtatctttataaatattattcttaaagATTATAATCAAAGGccattttaaaacaaaaaaacatagtaTTTCAATAATATAACGATTTTTATCAATCAAATAACAAACACTCAGTATCGTTTCTCACACGCCAAGCTGCAGGCTGCAAACAAGGTTGAAAGGTGCGTGAAGTAAACAAGTGTTTATCGAATCCAAACCGGCAAGAACGTATTTAGCTAAATTGAAAATTAATGtgtaaaaaacataaaaaagttaatttcaaaataaaaattatcaaaatattaataCTCTAGTGAAATCGGCAAATTCAGGCAGATTCGAGAGGATATTGCAGCGACAAGGTCTAGGCTTTTCTAGAGTCGGTACGGACGTGGCGCCATCTGAATTTGTGTAGCTATTTTTAGGCAACCAACTCGTTCAAAGGGCAACTTTTGgttttttcccttcttattcCCAAATTTTTCcgaagaaaccaaaaaaaaagaagaagaaaatttcacaaatttatttttcttaccTTCAACCTCCCCTGAGGAAGCAAGACAAAAGTTAAAACGAGATCGCCAGACAAATGCCAACAGAAGCGGAGAGAGGACAATCAAAGCCTTTGCCCCTTCTTCTACCCATCAACGTATAAAGGGTGGGGAGAGTTCCTTTCGTCGTCCAAAGCGTGGGAGAAGCTCAGGAGCAGAAAAGAAGAGGGGAGAGGACAGAGTTATGAGAGTTCTGTAGTGGGGGAGATAGAGATTTTGTCGTGATCCATGAAGGAGAGGGAGGCGAGAGACGGCGTCCTCcatcctcccttcttcttcttcttcttcttctgcttcttcttctgtcAATGCTAAGCTCCGAAATCCTCTACTTCGATTTGACTACGCTCCTTAAGGTCCTTCTCACTGCCTTCATCGTTGGAGTCGCCGCAGTTCGGGTCGTCAGGGACACAGCGTCCAAACATCTGACTGTGGGGAGGTTTGGTGGCGGCGCTGATTCGGACGCCTATCGGCCGGAGGTGTCTCGGTACACGATGGCGGCGGATGAGGTGGTCGAGGAGGTTTGCCACGTCTGCCGGAGTCCGACCAGCAAGAAGTGCGCGCGGTGTAAGGCTGTGCGTTATTGGTATGGATCTGATCCCTCGTCATTCTTCTTCGTCGGCTCCTACAGAATGTTGGGTTTACGTGGTTTCTCgggcttctttccttttctctgttGCTCTTTGACCAATGGTTAGGTTGATTAGGATTATCCGTGCTAATTCCGgccttttttcccttcttcttcacGACCCCTCTTTCCTTGTTCAATTTTCATCTGAAAAACACGAAGCACTTTTTATTAGTTTACGATTTTTTTCGTTCTTTACAGTTTTGGTTAGTCTACTAATCTATGTTCGATTTAGTTGCGAAGTTAAACCAAAAGAGTTCTTCTTTTGTGGTCTGTTGTTAATTTTGTAGTTTAATCGTTTTGTTATTGACTACGTATGGTACATAACTAGGACGTTCTTCACGTTCCTATAAAAGGTGTTCCTATTTCTTCCGTTGTTTCTAGATTTCTAGTGTCTGAGCGTCGTCTTTCAAAGTAGTTCACAGATGAACGTGGTTCTGTTCTTCCTTCCCTTTCGGCTCTTGCTTCCCATTATTAATTGTATTGCTAACTGCATAAAAGTGACTGTATCCTGGAATTTTCACCCATATCCATCTACATAACCCTCCAGCAATTACGAAAGAAATCCGAATCTCTAGTGTCCACCTTCCTTTgacaaaaatctattttttaacTTAGTCACTAGGATAATGGCCACCATGCCTCCCTAGCAGGAAGACAactttgaaaaaggaaaatgctaTTGAAGTTCTCAAAAATTGGCGTTGGGTTTGAgttgaaaaaattggaaaattaaAGGCATTTCATATTTTGATAAAAGTGAGTGAAAGTGCTTAATATATTAAGGTTTGAGTAAATATTCTGATAGGcgctttttttcttcttttatttgtcaTCAGTTCTTGTTGAATCAGAAAGATGCTTAATGATCTTAGAAAACCTCAcgttctcttctcttcttttagCTCTCCTAGTTGCCAGAAGCAAGACTGGAATGCAGGACACAATATCAAGTGCAAAACGACTGTGGCTCAGAATGATAGAAGCttgaaaaatgccaaaaataaaTCTACCATACGAACAGGCTTTCTTTCTAGTGCTGACTCAGTGTTGCCTGCGCGGGCAACATGCAAGGTTCTACGTCAGCCAAGAAAGGTGAATGTTCAGTTCATTATGGTTCCAACTAAAAGTGAATATGAACATTATGTTATTTGTTGATTGCTTGGAAATAGTGTATCCATCCCTTGCTTGAATGTTGTATCAATGCAGGTTCTTTTTCCGTACAATGAATTTGTGGAGCTCTTTAATTGGGACAAGCCAGGGTTGCCACCTTGTGGTCTTCTAAACTGTGGTAACAGGTTGCTGTAGCTCTATGTTCTAATAATCTTTTATATTTGATTTGTATACTTGCTTCTTATATAACTGGACATAAATTTTGCAAGTCTTCTTAATTGCCTACTGTGTGCAGTTGTTTCGCAAATGTGATTCTACAATGCCTTGCTTCAACTCGACCGCTGGTTGCCTACTTGGTTGAAAAAGATCATTCTAAAGAATGTAATGTTGAGTTCCTGGTCCCCTTTGAGTTCTTTATACGGATTTAAATTGTAACCATTGTCTCATGCTTTCTTGATCTCGGAAGGCAGGAAATGTTGCTAACTTTGTGTCAACTTTAATTAATCCTTAGGTAGTAGGAATGACTGGTGCTTCTTATGTGAACTTCAAACCCATATTCATCGACTGAGGCAGAGCTCAAACCCATTTTCACCTATCAATATTCTTTCACGCATTCCTAACATTGGTGGCAACCTTGGATATTGGCAACAGGAGGATGCACATGAGTTTATGAGGTTTTCCTATTTTCTTCTTGGATGCTTAAATTTTATTAACTTGTCTTCCTGTTTTCTATCAGCTTAAACTATTCAATCCTCTGAATTAGTTCTACATTCCAGATTTGCAATTGATACCATGCAGTCTGTGTGCCTTGATGAGTTCGGGGGAGAAAAAGTTGTTGAACCTAGCAGTCAAGAGACAACCCTTATCCATCACATATTTGGTGGCCGTCTCCAATCTCAGGTGCGCTTTTCATATTTAGGTGAACCTAGCATAGCAGTCAATAGCCTCATAATTTGTGATCATCAGATAATTGACACATTTTGTTCTAATTTGATGGAAATCATGGATTCATTCTCAAGATTTATCCTGCTTACCATTTCCATCCTCAGTCATGAGCCATCCTCAGTCATGAGGTCTTGGGTTCTGTAATATCCATTTTCATCTGAGGAAAGGGTCATGGACTGTCAACACTGTTGCTCATTTGACTGCTTTTTGACTCAACTGGCTCCTacctttcttctttcattcCGGTTATTACATATGCCATAATGAACCATTAACGCTCGACACCActgcttttatttgttttgacaAATTGGATATTTTCTTTTCAGCCTTATCATTGTTATTTATTCTTGCTTATGCTTCTAAAAGCCTTCTATCAACTTCTTTCATTTGCAGGTTGTATGCTCAAGATGTGATAAAGTCTCAAATAGGTATGAGAACATGATGGATTTAACTGTTGAAATTCAAGGAGATGCTGAATCTCTGGAAGAATGTCTTCAACATTTCACTGTAAAAGAGTGGCTTGATGGAGAAAATATGTACAAATGTGAAGGGTATGTGTGCTTTTCTGTTTGTTGCTCATAGAGAAATTAGTGCTTTTCcctaatatgtttttttaataaaatttttttggtgGTAGATGGAGAAGCATccacattcttttcttttctttgttgaagTAAAGCCCTATGACAATTTAAGATAAGAGCTGTAATTGCTAAAGGTGTTCTTAAATGGCCTAGGTAGGTGTGTCAGGTGATGCTTATCGCCTAGGCTGAAGTGGCCTATGTGATGACCCCATATTCAATGACTTAACAATAGGCTTTTTCACCTTGACAACCTGTTTTATAGCCTTTTTATCCTTCCCCTCCTGtcttcttggtttttttttcttcttcttctcatgtttCCATAGTGTTTTGTCTTGTTCTTCCTATGTTTTCTCCTTTggctttcttttctcttttttgtccTAGGGCCCTTTTTctttgggtatatatatatatgtatatgtgacTCTTAGGTGCATGACCCGTGAGGAATCATCTTGGCCATTGatcttttcaagataaaagACTAAgtgaaaatcaaagagaaaatttgttaattattgCTAGATCATTAAAATATCTTATCTCCTTTATTTTCTCTTAGCATTCCATCTTGAAAAGATCAACTGCCAAGATAATTCTTTATAAGTCATGCACTAAGGGTCATGTACCtaccaattctctctctctctctctctatatgtgtgtgtgtgtgtgtgtgtgtgtagaggaGGATTTCTCCAGCTGGATTCCTTCGGCCTCTCACAGTACATCGCCTGATGCATTTCATCGGATGGTTGTGATTGGACAGAGCTCAAGATTGCTGGAGGATTTGAActcatacatacatacatacatacatatatatatatatatatatatagatagatagatagagagagagagagagagacacacacacacacacacacatatagatacACATCGTTGCATTAGCACCcatgttttcttgaaaaatgcCACGCCACCTATGTCACGTGGGTGTGCTTGCAGGAtacgacaaatttttaaaagatttagGTGCTGGTGTGGCgaggacacacacacacacacacacacacacacacacacacacacacacatatatatatataaatctattGTAGGACTGTTCCATAAACAATCTTAAGATCATTTTAGATGCTATGGCGGATGAGGAATAACATCTTAAGACAATGTATTCTTATTATGTAAACTTCCAAGTACTTCTTTAGTCCGTCAGTCttctcattttaatttcttatatGTTAATCACTATTCTCCTTTGTTTAAAGGACTTTTGTGTTTTCTCTCCATCAAATAGGATGTGTCTTGGAACTTTGGTGTCTAAGGGGACTGTGTAGGCTTTATAAATTGCATAGTGGCAAATAAATATAACAGATGAGAAAAATCCGTTTTGACTTTATATATTGCTTAGCGTGAGCTTTGAAATAACTCTAATAGGTGAAGAGCCATGGCATCGTGAATCAGGGACATGCATGTGGAAATAGGGTATTCTCATGAATTGGAATTACATTAGCAGCAGCAGAGGGAGTGCTGGCCATCATCCATAACTCAGTATCTGTTAGTGCATCAAATCTCATGCAATGCCTTTTTATGCCAACTGTTGAGAAGTGCTTTTAATTATCTTGAGAAGAACAGATGCCAAATTGGTCAAACTCTGATTCCTCCTGCTGTAAATTTTTGTTTGACACTTAAGAAATGTTCCTCGTAAGGTTAGCCCACTTAAGAAGTATTCCTCCTAACATTAGCTATTGACATCCAGAAAATAGAACTTGCTGCTTCTTGTACTTAGATTGCAATCCTTATTTCTCTGTTGTGTTGGTGTTTATTTCCTAATGTGCAAAGCATTAACAGAAAATTatacaaaacaaattaaaatgataagCATCAAGTGATTGTTATTAGGGATAAATGTGAatcttattaattttttatataacttTAAACTGGTTCTAGACTTGCTAAGTTGCTACTCTATGATCGAAACCTTAATGATTTTTATTGGGCTTGAGTTATTTGTGGATAGCATGATCCATATGATAATCTTTTGGCTATTTAACTCCTAGTATTAATTAATACCAAATTCTTTGTAATTCATTCGAAAACTACTACTTTCTTGCCCTTGCTTCTTCTGTCTATAGTATTCATTGGTGCCTATTTGTGTGCAGATGTAGTGCTTATGTGAAAGCATGGAAGCGCCTTACTGTTCATCAGGCTCCAAATATTCTTACTATTGCTCTAAAGAGATTCCAGGTTATTtatacttttgtttttcttctaatCAAGAGATTTCTGATTGGAGACTATTTTTGTGACCTTTCATGCTGCCAATTTCAGAGTGGAAGATTTGGAAAGTTAAACAAGCGAGTTACTTTTCCAGAAACATTGGATCTTGGTCCATACATGAGTGAAGCTGGGGAGTCTACCGATATTTACAAGCTTTATGCTGTAGTAGTTCATATTGACATGCTTAATGCTTCATTTTTTGGACACTACATATGCTATACAAAGGATATCCAGGGAACCTGGTATAGAATCGACGATTGCAAGGTATATCTATGTAATCATGGAGCATTAGCGCATCTGCATTCTCCACTATTTTGTCTAACCTTGCTTGCCTTGTTTCCAGGTGATGAAAGTAGAGTTGGATGAAGTACTCTCTCAAAGGGCTTATATGCTCCTATATAGCAGGTCGGTCTTGTTGGTTCTCTAAAAAAATGTACCTACTTTCTCGTTGCTGTGGCCCATCTGAAGTATGTGGAGTGGAGGTGCACACAGAGATGACAGCAgaactgaaaatgaaatttgCCAGCCCAGTCTGTAGCCCAATCAACATTGTGTTGCTtaccttttttcatttgtttcaaaaCTGCACTTTTTGCCAACTCTATTTTCCTAGCAAGATATAACAAGCCTAGTTAGATTTTGGAGAGGGTTGGTTATGCTATTCATTATCAATCTATCAACTCCCAGGCTTATTAAATCTATGGTTTGAAAACTCATGTGAGGGTTCCCTATGCTAGTCAACCTTATGTGCATCAGCCCTAGCCCACTTGAAACCTAAATATTGACTGGAAGGACTTTTAGTGTTTGGCGTTCCGAACAGTAAATTGAAACCGTTTACCATATCTCATTTTCCTGATTTTACATGCATCAGGGGAGGGGTTCATGCCATTGGCTTTTGTGTTCTGTCGACATAAATGAATAAAGGGATGTTGGTAGTGCCGTATGTCTTCTAGGCGGTGTGCTGAATATGTTTTGTGTACATGAACATACATACATTGCATGGTACATGCACAGACTTTTTCTGTGATTGGTGATCATGCAGACCTTTTCTGTGATTGGTGATCATGCCAGGATTGAGCTGTCTTTGACTTGCAGTCCgttaaagtgtttcttttgtgCTGAAGTCTCTTCTGGGTTTTGATATCCTTTCTTTTGGTTGCACCTAATGTAAGCTTTTGCAAAGTAATTTGATTTCTAGTGTTTCATAATTTTGCAGGGCACATGTGCGCCCAGCTACTCATGAACCTTTGGAAAGGTTGAACAATGATAATGAGCAACCAGTACAAACTGAAGAAATCCAGAAAACTGCCGAGTCTGCAAATGTCAATGTCATCAGGTCAGAACCTGCTACATCTTCCGGAAGCTCAGAATCTGATCTCAACAGGAAGCCTGATATTCTGAACCAAGGAGAGGAGTTGGAATTTGAGGTCAATCATGCAAGTGGGAAGAAAGATCCAATCAAGGAATCTTTCTCTCTTACAGCGAGTAACATGGTTGACTCCTGTAATTGTTCTCCTGCTTCAGGAAATGGCAGTGTCACTTTGCCACCTGAGAACTTGCCAACCGTTATTTCCTTTGACGAGTCATCTTCAATGCTGGAAGCATCCGTTTCCAGAAATGAAGAGGCAGATTCAAGTGCAGATATACATGTTCATTTCGAAAGTGAAAAAGGCACAGTAAGCAATCACAAGTTGGATTCGTTTGAATGTCCAAATGGATCATCTTCGGCTGACAGTATGTTTTCGAAGCATTCTAATGATACTCTGCCAGATTGTGGCCCGCCCAAGGACTGTTGCTTGTCTGTTGATGGTGTCAACCATGCTGCTGTATCATCACCAAAATCTTCCACGGAGCTGCCTATGGATGCAAATTCTCATCCTCTAGTGTCTGTTGCAAATCATCCATTCATGTGCAAGAAATTGGACAACGGTATTGCTGAAAATGGAAGAACTTGCTCAGGTGAGGTTAAAAATGACAATCCTTTGTCATCCCTGAAGGAAAGTTTTGGTGCTAGATCCACGGGTGAACAATATGTCATTCCTTCCATGTGCAATAAAGTGGAGAATGGAAATATTCGGAATGAAGATTGCTCAAATGAGATGGCAGATGATAGCCCGTTGTTGTCTCCTAAGAAAGGCATGCAACGTCCTGCGAGGAGATCAAAGCCAGTTTTTGCTCCTGGTTTCCTTAACACGCCAGCTAGAAAAAAGTCACTAGATACTGCCAGATAAATCAGAGGTTGCATCATATGATCCAATTGATTGCTATTCTTAAATCTGATTGTGACATGAAAAT
Proteins encoded in this region:
- the LOC116250821 gene encoding ubiquitin carboxyl-terminal hydrolase 18-like isoform X2 — its product is MLSSEILYFDLTTLLKVLLTAFIVGVAAVRVVRDTASKHLTVGRFGGGADSDAYRPEVSRYTMAADEVVEEVCHVCRSPTSKKCARCKAVRYCSPSCQKQDWNAGHNIKCKTTVAQNDRSLKNAKNKSTIRTGFLSSADSVLPARATCKVLRQPRKVLFPYNEFVELFNWDKPGLPPCGLLNCGNSCFANVILQCLASTRPLVAYLVEKDHSKECSRNDWCFLCELQTHIHRLRQSSNPFSPINILSRIPNIGGNLGYWQQEDAHEFMRFAIDTMQSVCLDEFGGEKVVEPSSQETTLIHHIFGGRLQSQVVCSRCDKVSNRYENMMDLTVEIQGDAESLEECLQHFTVKEWLDGENMYKCEGCSAYVKAWKRLTVHQAPNILTIALKRFQSGRFGKLNKRVTFPETLDLGPYMSEAGESTDIYKLYAVVVHIDMLNASFFGHYICYTKDIQGTWYRIDDCKVMKVELDEVLSQRAYMLLYSRAHVRPATHEPLERLNNDNEQPVQTEEIQKTAESANVNVIRSEPATSSGSSESDLNRKPDILNQGEELEFEVNHASGKKDPIKESFSLTASNMVDSCNCSPASGNGSVTLPPENLPTVISFDESSSMLEASVSRNEEADSSADIHVHFESEKGTVSNHKLDSFECPNGSSSADSMFSKHSNDTLPDCGPPKDCCLSVDGVNHAAVSSPKSSTELPMDANSHPLVSVANHPFMCKKLDNGIAENGRTCSGEVKNDNPLSSLKESFGARSTGEQYVIPSMCNKVENGNIRNEDCSNEMADDSPLLSPKKGMQRPARRSKPVFAPGFLNTPARKKSLDTAR
- the LOC116250821 gene encoding ubiquitin carboxyl-terminal hydrolase 18-like isoform X1, translated to MLSSEILYFDLTTLLKVLLTAFIVGVAAVRVVRDTASKHLTVGRFGGGADSDAYRPEVSRYTMAADEVVEEVCHVCRSPTSKKCARCKAVRYCSPSCQKQDWNAGHNIKCKTTVAQNDRSLKNAKNKSTIRTGFLSSADSVLPARATCKVLRQPRKVLFPYNEFVELFNWDKPGLPPCGLLNCGNSCFANVILQCLASTRPLVAYLVEKDHSKECSRNDWCFLCELQTHIHRLRQSSNPFSPINILSRIPNIGGNLGYWQQEDAHEFMRFAIDTMQSVCLDEFGGEKVVEPSSQETTLIHHIFGGRLQSQVVCSRCDKVSNRYENMMDLTVEIQGDAESLEECLQHFTVKEWLDGENMYKCEGCSAYVKAWKRLTVHQAPNILTIALKRFQVIYTFVFLLIKRFLIGDYFCDLSCCQFQSGRFGKLNKRVTFPETLDLGPYMSEAGESTDIYKLYAVVVHIDMLNASFFGHYICYTKDIQGTWYRIDDCKVMKVELDEVLSQRAYMLLYSRAHVRPATHEPLERLNNDNEQPVQTEEIQKTAESANVNVIRSEPATSSGSSESDLNRKPDILNQGEELEFEVNHASGKKDPIKESFSLTASNMVDSCNCSPASGNGSVTLPPENLPTVISFDESSSMLEASVSRNEEADSSADIHVHFESEKGTVSNHKLDSFECPNGSSSADSMFSKHSNDTLPDCGPPKDCCLSVDGVNHAAVSSPKSSTELPMDANSHPLVSVANHPFMCKKLDNGIAENGRTCSGEVKNDNPLSSLKESFGARSTGEQYVIPSMCNKVENGNIRNEDCSNEMADDSPLLSPKKGMQRPARRSKPVFAPGFLNTPARKKSLDTAR